TCACCGGAGAAACCACGGGCGGGCGGGATGGTGCGCAGCCAACGCTCACCGCCGAGGGAGACGAGCAAATCGTTGAACTGGATGCCGTACGTCTTGAGCAGGATGGCGACGCAGAACAGCGGCATCGAGAACATCATGAACGCGAGCGTCGTGGCGGCGTAGTCGAAGATCGAGTACTGCTTGACCGCGGTGAACACGCCGACGGCGATGCCCAGCGTGATGGCCAGCAGTTCGGCGCCGAGAACCAGGCGGAAGGTCACGCCGAAGGCCCGCATCACCTGGTCGTAGACATCGACCTGGGCTGAGCCGAGGGCGACGCTGGATCCCCAGTCGCCCTGAACGAAGTTGATGAGCCAGTCCCAGTAGCGGACCAGCAGGGGTCGGTCCAGACCGAGTTCTCTGGCAGCGGCCTCGATGACCTCCGGTGAGACGTTCGGGTTCATTCGCATCTCTGCGATGGGGTCCCCGGCGGCGGCCACCATCAGATAGGCCAGAAACGAGCCGATCAGCAGGATGGGGATCGAGATCAGGATTCGTCGAATCACATAACGGAACACGGTGTCTTCCTCGGGACTGGGCCGGGATCATCCGGGGTGCCTGCGGGCACCGGAGCGCCTGTCGACAGCGAGTGTGCCGGTGCTGTCAGCACGACCCCCGGCCGGGGCCCCGCCGGTGGGCGGGACCCCGGTACCGGGGACGTGAGGTCAGGAAGTGACCTCCCACTCCCAGACGTTCCATGCAACGCCGTCGGAGCCCTGGTAGGTCACCTTGTCGACACTCTCGTTGTAGGCCCAGCTGTTCGGGACCGAGAACAGCGGCAGCGAGAAGACCTCTTCGGCGTAGATCTCGTCCGCGGCGATGAGCGCCTCCCTACGAGCAGTCTCGTCGAGCTCGCCGTTCACGATCGCCAGCTGCTCGGAGGCCTCGGGGGACTCCCAGCCGGACCAGTTCTGCCCGCCACCGTCGGTGTAGAGCGAGACCTTGGAGGAGTGGAACGGGGTGCCGACCCACGCGAACAGCGCGACGTCGTAGTCACCCTGGCTGACCCGCTCGTCGAGGAACTGGTCGTCGTTGTCGTCGGTGACCTCGATGCCCGCGTCGGCACAGTGCGACTGGACGAGGGCGACGGTCTCGTTACGACGGGGGATCGAGGTGTGGCTGATGGAGAAGGAGAGGCGCTCGCCGTCCTTCTCGTAGACGCCGTCGTCACCCTGGGTCCAGCCGGCCTCTTCGAGGATGGACATCGCGGCCTCGGGGTCACCGAGGATGACGTCCTCGTAGCGGTCCGCGTAGCCCTCGGCGGTCGAGGTGAACAGCAGGCTGCCCAGCGGCTGCGCCTCGGGGTTCACGCCACGAACCAGCTTGTCGACCAGGTCCTCACGGTCGATGCAGGCCGCGAAGGCCTGGCGGACGGCCGGGTCCTGGAACAACGGGTTGTCCATGTTGAGGTCGAGGTGCTCGAAGGTGATGCCCTCGGCCGCCTCGTAGCGGATGCCCTGGTCGGCCAGTGCCCGCAGCTGCTCGGCCACGTTGTTGTCGGCCTGCGGCTGGATGACCTGGACCTGCTGGTCCTGCAGGGCGCTCTGCTGCGCGGACGCGTCGGCGATGGCCTGGAAGGTCACGCTCTCCGGGCCTGCCGGGTTACCGATCCACTCCGGGTTGCGGACCAGGGTGATCGACTCGTTCGGGTTGAACGTGTCGATCGTGTAGGGACCGGAGCCGGGAGCGAGCTCCTCGGTGAAGCCGTTCCAACCCTCGTTCCAGAACTCGGCGACGGCCTGCTTGTCCTCGAGCGGCGAGTCGTTGGTGATCGTGGTGATGTCCTCGACGCCCGACTCCTGCTCCAGGATGTGCGCGGGCAGCATCGAGACGGCCTCGAACTCGCCCTTCCAGTCGGCGTAGGACTCGTCGAAGGCGAGCTGACCGGTCAGGTCGTCGTCACAGGTGAAGGTCGCGTCCTCGGCACCGGAGGTGCTGGCGGGCACGAACAGCGGCTCATCGTTGTCATCGCGGATCTTGCCGGACCGCGAGAGCCAGCTGAGGTAGAAGTCGTCGCAGTCCCAGGCCTCGCCGTCGGACCAGCGCACGCCTTCCTTGATCTTGTACTCGACGATCTGCGGGTCTTCCTGGATGACCTCGGCAGACTCCATCACGTCGGTGTTCAACAGGATCTCGAGCTGGTCGTCGATCTTGAACGGGTGGGTGAGCACCGAGGACAGGACCAGCGTGTTGTTGAAGTTGTTGCCTGCAGCCGCGCTGTTGTTGTACGTGGTGAACGGCGCGTCGTGCGTGATGGTGACCGGCCCGCCCGGGGTGACCTCTGGCGCGTTGTAGGTACCGTCGCCGTTGTCGCCCTTCGCACCGGTCTGGCTGTCGCTGTTCAGCCCGGCCCCGTCGTTCCCGCCGCCGTCGCCACCGCCACCGCAAGCTCCCAGAACGAGAGCCGCGCTGACGGACAGCGCCAGCGCGGAGACCGTCTTCGTTCTCCTCATAGGTTCGTGCCCTCCTAGCACTGAATCGCCCACCGTCGCTCGACGGCCACACGACCCGAGAATTCAGCACGCACGATGTCATCACCCGCGCGCCGTTGGCGGGAACGGTAGGAACTCGACCCCATGCCTGCCACCCGTGTACGACCGATCGTGACCAAAAGGTAACTCCGTGATTACCCGTGGTAATCGGTCGCTGACCGAACGGTCACGTCCGTTTTTTGAACAATTTTGCCGTCAGGTTACTCGACGGTAGCCCATTGTTCGCCAAAAGTGGAGCTGGGATCCCGGACCGGAAATCAGCTCCCGTCCCGCTGCCAACTCGGTGCGTCGGCGAACGGGCCGAGATACGGACGCCAGGTATCGGCACCACTCATTCCCGAGCCGAAGACCACGGTGTCGGCGAGTTGGAACAACGGCAGTGAGATGGCCCGATCCCAGAGGATCGGTTCGAGTTCATCACGGACCTCGGCGAACGGAACCTTGCCGGTCAGGGCCTCGTTGAGCAGCTCGTCGACATCCTCGGCGCAGTAACCGGCGAGGTTGGCCGCCTGCTCCGCGTCGGTGTCGTCGGCGGCGACGGGACAGGCGAGGCGAGTAGCCGCGGCGGCGGCGGGATCGGCGGCGACGCCCATCGGAAGCACCGCGATGTCCACCGGCGCCGAACCGGAATCCCCGTTCTCCTCCGAGGCATCGTCCGTCTCGTCGTCCGGCGAGGAAACAGTCCCGTCATCGCCCTGCAACATCTCGTCGTAGAACTCGCCGGGATCGGACTCACGGAGCTCGATCTCGATGCCCGCCTCGCGAAGTTGCCGCGCGACATGCCCCGCGAGCGAGGTGTAGGGCTCCTGGTCCGCCGGACCCGCGACCACCAAGCGCAGCGGTTCGCCGTCCCGCAACCACTGTTCGTCCTCGCGTTCATACCCGGCCGCGGTCAACAGGCCGTACAGCTCCGCCGAGTTGCCGGCGCCGAGCCGTGAACCCGAGGGCTGGGTCGCGCTGTATCCCGGCTCGGAGGGCGCCAGCAGTTGGGACTCGGCAGGCAAATCGGAGGCCGGACCGCTGCGAGTAC
This Actinoalloteichus hymeniacidonis DNA region includes the following protein-coding sequences:
- a CDS encoding ABC transporter permease yields the protein MFRYVIRRILISIPILLIGSFLAYLMVAAAGDPIAEMRMNPNVSPEVIEAAARELGLDRPLLVRYWDWLINFVQGDWGSSVALGSAQVDVYDQVMRAFGVTFRLVLGAELLAITLGIAVGVFTAVKQYSIFDYAATTLAFMMFSMPLFCVAILLKTYGIQFNDLLVSLGGERWLRTIPPARGFSGDFGEQFFQYTGTYLLPTISLMLISFAAYSRFQRSAMLETLGSDYVRTARAKGLRPGRVIFRHAFRNALIPVTTLISLNFGAVLGGAIMTEQVFGWTGMGNLLVNAVQQHDAPMLMGWLMVTAIITVLFNLVADIVYGFLDPRIRIG
- a CDS encoding ABC transporter family substrate-binding protein, giving the protein MRRTKTVSALALSVSAALVLGACGGGGDGGGNDGAGLNSDSQTGAKGDNGDGTYNAPEVTPGGPVTITHDAPFTTYNNSAAAGNNFNNTLVLSSVLTHPFKIDDQLEILLNTDVMESAEVIQEDPQIVEYKIKEGVRWSDGEAWDCDDFYLSWLSRSGKIRDDNDEPLFVPASTSGAEDATFTCDDDLTGQLAFDESYADWKGEFEAVSMLPAHILEQESGVEDITTITNDSPLEDKQAVAEFWNEGWNGFTEELAPGSGPYTIDTFNPNESITLVRNPEWIGNPAGPESVTFQAIADASAQQSALQDQQVQVIQPQADNNVAEQLRALADQGIRYEAAEGITFEHLDLNMDNPLFQDPAVRQAFAACIDREDLVDKLVRGVNPEAQPLGSLLFTSTAEGYADRYEDVILGDPEAAMSILEEAGWTQGDDGVYEKDGERLSFSISHTSIPRRNETVALVQSHCADAGIEVTDDNDDQFLDERVSQGDYDVALFAWVGTPFHSSKVSLYTDGGGQNWSGWESPEASEQLAIVNGELDETARREALIAADEIYAEEVFSLPLFSVPNSWAYNESVDKVTYQGSDGVAWNVWEWEVTS